GACGTAGCTGGCTCCCGGCGTCACGGGTACGTCCTGCCACATGCCTCCGAACTGCGGATTGGACTTGCCGTCGAATGCCAGCCGCAATGCACGCTTTCCTTCGGGACACCCGTCGCACTCCTCGATCGTTGCCGTGATGCCGTCGGCAGAATTGAGGTACCAGCCGAACGGTCGCACGTCATCGTCGGTCTCGAAGCCGCCGGCGATCACCGTGCCCGATGGAACAGCGGCAGTCTCGAAGAATACCGCCCACGCATCCGCGACGAAGCCTTCGGCGAGGAGGCGTTGCGCGTACGCCTTGCGCTGGTCCGCACCCTGGTCCGGAGCGTGGTGACGGTAACGCTCCCATACGACCTTCGCCTCCTCGACGGGTCGATTCATTCTGACAAAGGCGAAGTACGTACTCAGGGCCGAAGACTCGACGACGTGATCCAGCATGAAGCTCACGTCATAGATGCGATGCAGCATCGCGTAGAAATCGTGCAGGTCGTCGCTCATCCCGCGTTGAACGGCGCTGAATTCCCGGCCGGCGTCGGCGTGGCGGTCAAGTCGCGCGTACAGCGTTCCGGCACGCATCCGGATCGTCGTCTCGGAGCGGCCGAACCGGATTGCCTGCTCGATAGCCTCCGACGGATCCTGGCGGAGCGCCGCCTGTGCCTCTGCAAGGCCGATCCAGCACCGGCTGCACGCAGGGTACCTGGCGATGGCGGCGCGGTACTCGGTGATGGCCTCCGCGTGGCGACCGAGTCCCGACGCAACATCCGCCAGCTTCAATCGGTACCACCAATGCTCCGGCACGATCGCCGCCGCGCGCGACATTCCCTCAATGCGCTCGACTCCGGGGCGCGCGGACAGATAGGCCGCTGTCAGGCCGCGGCTGCCGTAGAGCATGCACAGAACTGCCGCCAGCACGACGGCGGAGCGTAGCGACCACTGGCCAGCGGCAGGGGTGGTCACGGACACGACCGGGGTTTCAGGCGGACGTACCGCTGCCCAAGCGTCCTACCTTGGCCTGATCCGCGCTGCTGTAAGGCACGCCGTAGTGGCTGCCGTACCCGTAGCCGTAGTAGCCACCGTAGTACGAGTAGCTCGAGCCGCGCGTCGAGACCTTGTTCAGGACCACGCCCAGCACCTTGGACTGCATGCGCAAGAGATATTCCGATGCATGCTTGAGCACGTGACGCGGAGTCGAGCCGGCTTGTGCCACCAGCAGACATGCGCCGCCTGCGCGATTCGCGAGCGTCGGTACGTCAGCGAAGCCGAGGGTCGGCGGCGCATCCAACAGGATGAGGTCGTAACGAGCCTCGAGCTCGTCCAGTAGCTCGGCGAGCAGGGGCGAGCCGAGAAGATCGACCGGATTGGGCGCGGGAGGCCCGCCCGTGATCACGTGCAAGCCTGGGTGACCGCTCTCGCGGATGATGTCTGCGAGCTGCGCGTTTCCCGTAAGGTAGCTGCTCGTCCCGGCGGCGTTGTCGAGGCCGAGCGCGTTATGGACGCGCGGCTTGCGCAAGTCGCAGTCCATCAACATGACGCGCTTGCCCATCTGGGCGAAAGCCAGCGCGAGATTGGTGGTAAGGCACGTTTTGCCTTCGCCTGGAGCCGAGCTCGTGACGAGGAGGCGCGTCGGCAGGCCGCCCGAAGCTGCGAGCATCAACGACGCTCTCAACGTACGCACAGCCTCGGCACCGGCCGATGTCGGCAGTACCGCAACCTGCCGATCCGGCGAATAGGTCGTCATAGCGGCCGTGTCTTCCGGGGCGGCAAAAACGGGAACGGCGGCCAGCGTGGCGAGCCTCGCGGCCCGTTCCACGTCCTCGGGACTCTTGACCGTATCGTCGAGGTACTCCTGCGACACCGCCACTCCGACTCCACCGAACAAGCCGACCACGAGCGCGAGCGCGAGATTGAGCGCGAGCAACGGACGGTGGTGCTTGAGCGGCACTTCCGCCTGGTCGAGCACCGTGATGTTGGAGGCGCGCATCGCTCCGGCGACCTCGATTTCCTTGTAGCGCGACAGCAGGTTCTCGTAGAGCTGCCGGTTGGTGTCGATGTCGCGCTTCATGATGTTGAACATGACCGACTTGGCCTCGAAGTCCGCGACTGCCGCCTGGTGCTCATCCAGGGTCTTGCGCAGATCCTTCTCGCGCTGTACCGCCGTCTGGTAGGCGCTGGCCACGCTGTTGACCAGTCCCTGCTCGGTCTCCTTGAGCTGCTTCTGCAGTGAGGCCACCTTCGCGGCCATGCTGCGGACGTCTGGAAACTCGTTGGAGAAAGTCTGGCGGAGCAGCGCGAGCTCGGCCTCGGCCTCGGACAACTGATCCTTGAGTGTCTTGAGCAGGGGGTTGTCGATGATTCCCGGCATGCTCGCGCGCATCGGCCCCTGGACCTGCAGGTGCTCCGCCTCCAGCCGGATTCGCTCCGCTTCGGCCTCGGTCACGCGCTTGCTCAGATCGTCCAGGCGATCACGCAGGACCTTATCCTCCTCTTCGATCGCGTAGATGTCCTTGCCCTTGGCAAACGCCTGCAGTGCCACCTCGGATTCCTCCAGGCGGCTCTTGGTGACGGTGAGTTGCTGCTCGATGAAGTCCTTCGCCGTGGCAGCCGAGCCGATGCTCTGGTCCATCGTCAGCTCGACGTACTGCTTGGCCATCGTCGATACGATCCGCTGCGCCAGCTTCGGGTCCTCCGCGATGTACGCGACCTCGACGAGGTAGGATTCCTCCTTCGGTGAAACGATGACGTTGCTGAGCAGAAGGTCGACGAGCATCTTGTGTTCGCGCTCTGCCGCAGTCTTCTCGTCCACCTGTTCGTCGGCGCTATCGTCCGGCAGCAGCGCGACGAGCCACTCCTTGAAGGAGCCCAGGGCGCCTTTTTCCTTCAGCTGAGGATTGAAGAGCGGCTCTTCCGCAAGGCGCAGCGCGTCGACCGTCCTGCTGGCAAGTGCGCGGCTGGAGAGCACCGAATACTGGGTCTGAAAAAAATCCTTGTAGGCTTGAACCTGGTTGATGCTCTGCTGGATGCTGGAGGCGAAGTCGACGATGTTCGGCCCGTTGGGCTGAATCTGCAGCACGGTCCGGGAGCGGTATGTCGGCGTGGCTGCGAGCGAGTAGATCAACGCCGTGACCAGGCATACGGTGGTTGCGGCGGCGATTGTCCATTTGCGACGCAGCAGGAAGTCGAGGTAATGGCGGTACGAGACCTCCTCCTCGACGACCATGTAGCTTTCGCCATAGCGGAAGGCATCTGGGGGGCCGGCTTGGTAGCCCCGCCAGGGGCCCGGAGGATCAGCGCCTGGGTTGACGGGCGGATCGTTCCGCGGCGTCAGGCTCCTTCCGTCGTTCCTGTCCATCGTCGTCAGCTCTCCATGTCCGGCGCGCGAGCCGTCCGCGAAATCAGAAGGTAGCGGCGCTCACGCCTACCCGGAAAAGTCCCATGAACTTGTCGACTACCAGCTTCGCGCCCGACATAGGAACCACGATCACATCGTCTGCGGTAACGACCATGTCGGGGGCCCGGCCGGCTTGGATCGCTGCGATATCGATCGCAATGGCCTCGCGCTCGCCATCGGGTCGTTTGCGATAAACCGTGGTTCCCGACGCCCGTGACAGGTCGAAGTCGACGCCACCGGCCACCACGAGCGCCTGTGTGACCGTCGTCTCCGTCAGGAGCGGGTAGGCGCCGGGTTTGTTGACCATGCCCTCGACGTAGAAGATGCCGGCCTTCGGCACGTTGATCACGTCACCGGGAACGAGTGACGGGTTCAGGCGCGCATCGCCGGTCTGTGCGAGTTGATCCAGATCGATCAGCACCGATTGCGCATCCTGGTTGCCGACGCGGGTCAGCCGCACCGAGCGACCGGCGTCCGGGTCTAAGCCGCCCGCCATTGCCAGTGCCTCGAGCAGAGTTTTTCTGCCGCGCAGTTCGAGCACTCCCGGCGTCTTGACGTTGCCGACGACGGAGACGCGAAAGCTGCGGTACTCCTGGATGTGGACCGTGATCTGCGGCTCGTGGATGAATCGCTTGTACTGGACCCGGAGCGCCTCCTCGAGCTCGATCGGATCGTAGCCCGCGGCCTGCGCTTTCCCGATGTAGGGCAACGTAATGAAGCCCGAATTGGATACGCGGGCCGTCACGACGCGAGGATCGCCTGCGGTGTCCTCGATATCGTAGAAGGTGACCTCGATCAGATCCTCCGGACCGATCTTGTACTCGCCCGAAACGTGAGCAGCCTGCGCCGCGAGGAGCTGAAGCGAATCGTTGAAATTGTCGATCTCGGTCTGCTTGACTGCCTCGTTCGACCGAGCCAGTGCCGTTCGTGGGTTTTGAGGTGCGCACCCGCCGCAGATGGCTGCAAGCAGCGCGATGGCGAGCGTGGATGCGAGTGGCCAGCGAGGCGTGGATCGAGGCATCGATATCAAACGACCTCCGGAACTAAGCCCACGGGAGTGCCACAAAAAAAAGCGCGCCGCCACCGTTCGTACAGTGGCGGCGCGCTGTGTCTGAATCAGCTTGCGCTTACTCAGTCGTTATCGCAGGGCGGGCTCGCGCAGTTGTCGTCGTCGTCGTCGTCGTCATCCAGCGTAGTCGCCAGCACCACCGCGGCCACGGCCGCCAGGGCCACGCCGCCGATGATCCAGACAGCGACCATGCCCTTCTTCTCTTCCTCGACGACGGGCTCGGCCGCCGGAGGGGGAGGAGGAGCCGGAAGCTCCTCGGGGCGCTCGGGCTCGCCGTAGGCGCCGGCGACCTTGACCGGCTCGTCGAGCCACACGCGCTCACCGGCCTTGACCTGAATCTGCTTGCCGCTGGCCATCGCGACCTGGAAGGTGCCGCTTTCGACAGTCAGCGTGGGGCGGCCCTGGATCGTGTCGACATAGCCGTCGGCGGCGCCGGTGGCCTTCACCTGCGCGTTGCCGGCCGCCACCTGCAGCGGCGAGGCCTCATTGACGTGGAAGGCGACCTTGCCCTTCTCGACGCCGACCACGGCGGCATCGGCGGTGCCCGTCGTGCGCACCTCGGCGCCCGAGTACATGCCGATGGTGCCCTGCGAGCCGAGGTCGGCGAGCACGTAACCCTGATCACCCGTTTTGATGCGATCACCCGCGAGAAGCGGACGGGTGGAAGAAACCTTGGACCATTCCTGCGAATCGGCCGCCACCCAGGCCGGGCCGGCCACCTTGACGGTTCCATACACGGACGCGCTCGCGCCCGCCGTCGGAACCTGCGCAGCCACCAGACTTGCCGAGAGAACGGAAGCCAGCGTGCGTTTCCAGAGAGCGTTCTTCTCCATCAACCTGTACTCCTTCATGAATCCGCCAAGCGCCACGAGAGGCTGCCTAGGACAATGGCGGCAGGCTAGGTCCCGTTCCCGCCCCCTCATTCGAACGATCAGGCGCAATCTAGCCCTGCATGGAAGACGGTGTCAAGGCGACCGCCCATATGGGAGGCGACGCAAAGCGCCTGATTTTTCCTGCCCAATGGCCGCTTTGACATGCCGGCGAGGCGGTCGCTATAGGCGTGTGCGTTCCCTCGGCCCACGCCGAGCACCCGTCCATGCTTTCATCGACCAACGACGTCGCGGTCGTCGTCATCCCAGCCCGGTACGGGTCGACGAGACTGCCGGGCAAGCCATTGGCCGATCTGGCCGGCCGCCCGCTGATCGAGCACGTCTGGGCGCGCGCTCGCATGGCCGCTCTGCCGCAGCGCGTCCTCATTGCCACCGACGACGCCCGCATCGCCCAGGCCATGCCCGAGGCCGCCGAGGTCGTCATGACCGCCGCGCACCATCGCAGCGGCAGCGATCGCGTGGCGGAGGTCGCCGCCACCCTCGACTGCGGGATCATCGTCAACGTCCAGGGAGATCTGCCCATGCTCGATCCGGCCCTGGTCGACGAGCTCATCGACTGCCTGCGCGCCGATCCCGAGCTCGGCCTGGCAACGGTGGCGGTGCCCATCGAGAGCGAGGAGGAATTCCGCAATCCCTCGGTGGTCAAGGTCGTCTGTGACGCGCGCGGGCGCGCGCTCTACTTCTCGCGCGCGCCAATCCCGCACCACCGCGACGATCCAGGCAGTTTTCGCGGCGCCTACCGCCACGTCGGCATCTACGCGTACCGCCGCGGCACCCTGCTCGGGTTCGCCGAGCTGGCGCCGACGCCGGCCGAGCAGGCCGAGAACCTGGAGCAACTGCGGGCGCTGGAGAACGGAATCGTCATCGGCGTGGTACGACGCGCCGCCGGCGTGCCGATCGAAGTGGACACACCCGAGGATCTGGCGACGGCGCGGCGCATGCTCGCGGCCACGGAGCCGAAAGGTGTATGAGGCCGAGCAGCATCGTCGTTGCGCGGCGCCTGCAGGGGCGCGCCCGACCGCCCCGAACGCGATGAGAGGATGACCATCATGAGCACGACGGAAGGCAGACCCACCAAATACATCTTCGTCACCGGCGGCGTGGTCTCGGCGCTCGGCAAGGGGTTGGCCTCGGCATCGATGGGCGCGCTGCTGGAGAGCTCGGGCCTGAAGGTCTCGATGCTCAAGATGGACCCGTACATCAACGTCGACCCGGGCACGATGAGCCCGTTCCAGCACGGCGAGGTCTACGTCACCGACGACGGCTACGAGGCCGACCTCGACCTCGGCCACTACGAGCGCTTCATCACCAACGGCATGGGACGGCGCAATAACGTCACCACCGGCAGCGTCTACTACGAGGTCATCAAGAAGGAACGCCGCGGCGATTATCTCGGCGCCACCGTGCAGGTGATCCCGCACATCACCGATGAGATCAAGAGCCGCATCCGCACCGCTGCCGAAGGGTGCGACATCCTGCTCGGCGAGGTCGGCGGCACCGTCGGCGACATCGAGAGCCTGCCCTTCCTCGAGGCAATCCGGCAGATGCGTGCCGAGGCCGGACACGACAACGTGCTGTTCGTGCACCTGACGCTGGTGCCGTACATCGGCGCCGCCGGCGAGATCAAGACCAAGCCCACGCAGCACAGCGTCAAGGAGCTGACGGGCCTCGGCATCCAGCCCGACATCCTGCTGCTGCGCTGCGACCGCCCGCTCTCGGACAGCGTCAAGGAGAAGGTCGCGTTGTTCTGCAACGTCGACAAGAAGTCGGTCATGGAGGCGCGCGACGTCGACAGCATCTACAAGCTGCCGCTGGCGCTGCAGGAGCAGGGCCTGCACAACCGCATCACCGAGAAGCTGCACATCTGGACCGGCGCACCCAAGCTGGTGGCGTGGGAGCGCGTGGTGCACACGCTCGAGAACCCGAAGGACCGCGTGCGCATCGCGATGGTCGGCAAGTACGCCAACCTCGCCGATTCGTACAAGTCACTGAACGAGTCGCTGACGCACGGCGGGCTGGCCAACGACTGCGCCGTCGACATCATCCACATCGATTCGGAAGAAGTGGAGACCAAGGGCATTCTCGCCGAAGTCGCCATGGCCGACGCCATCATGGTCCCGATGGGCTTCGGCCCGCGCGGCACCGAAGGAAAGATCGCGGCGGTGCGGTATGCGCGCGAGAACGGTGTGCCGTTTCTCGGCATCTGCTACGGCATGCAGATGGCGGTGATCGAGTTCGCCCGGCACGTCTGCGGCCTCGAGGGCGCGCACACGACCGAAGCGGACCCGAAGACACCGCATCCCGTGATCGACCTGATGGTCGCGCAGCAGGCGCTGGCCGACAAGGGCGGCACGATGCGACTTGGCGCCTATCCGTGCGCGATCAAGGAAGGCACGCTGGCGCACCGCACCTACGGCAAGCGCAAGATCAGCGAGCGCCACCGCCACCGCTACGAGTTCAACAACGCCTATCGCGAGGTGATCGAGAAGAAGGGCATGACGCTGTCTGGCACCTCACCCGACGGCAACCTGGTCGAGATGATCGAGATCCCGGCACATCCATGGTTCCTGGCCTGCCAGTTCCATCCCGAGTTCAAGAGCAAGCCGCTCGATCCGCACCCGATCTTCAAGGGCTTCATCCGCGCAGCCCTGCACCACAAGCAGCACCGCCGCGAGACGCCGCCGCTCAAGGGCCTTCGCGTCGTCGGCAGCACCGATGAGTGAAGTCCGGCCTTTCCGCATCGGCGATGGCGCGCGCTCGGTCGAAGTGGGCGCGGGCAGGCTCTTCCTGATCGCCGGCCCCTGCGTCATCGAATCGCGCGACTCGGTCATGCGGCATTCGTCGGCGCTCGCCGAAATCAGCGCGCAGGTGGGAGTGCCCATCATCTTCAAGGCCTCCTTCGACAAGGCCAACCGCACCTCGCACGCCTCTTTTCGCGGCATCGGCATGGAGGAGGGACTGAAGATCCTGGCCGAGGCGCGCGCGAGCAGCGGCTTGCCCGTGCTGACCGACGTGCACGAGACGTCGCAGTGCGCGCCCACCGCCGAGGCCGTCGACGTGCTGCAGATCCCGGCGCTGCTGTGCCGGCAGACCGACCTGGTGCAGGCGGCGGCGGCCACGGGCAAGGCCGTCAACATCAAGAAAGGGCAGTTCCTGGCGCCATGGGACATGAAGCACGCGCTCGGCAAGGCGCGCGAGGCCGAGCGTGGTGCGGACGCGTCGCGCATCATGCTGACCGAGCGCGGCGCGACGTTCGGCTACGGCAACCTGGTCAACGACTTCCGCTCGCTCGTGATCATGCGCGCCCTCGGCGCACCGGTGATCTTCGATGCCACGCACTCGGTGCAGCTTCCCGGCGCCGGCGGCGACAAGTCGGCCGGCGAGCGGCGCTTCATCGCGCCGCTGGCGCGCGCTGCCGTCGCGGTGGGCGTCGACGGCCTGTTCATGGAGTGCCACGAGAACCCCGACCAGGCCCTCAGCGACGGCCCCAACTCGCTGCCGCTGGCCGATCTCCCCGACCTTCTCCGCTCCCTTCTGCGCATCCACGAGGCGCGGCATGACGGCGCTCCATGAATAGGCGCAGCGATCCACAAACCGCGCTGGCCACGGCGCGCCGCGTTCTGTCGATCGAATGCCAGGCCCTGCAGGAGATGGGCGAGCGGCTGACCGAGGACTTCGCCCGCGCCGTCGATCTGATTCTCGCCTGCAACGGCCGCGTCGTGGTCACGGGCATGGGCAAGTCCGGCCAGATCTGCCGCAAGATCGCCGCAACGATGTCGTCGACCGGGACCTCCGCGTTCTTCCTGCACGCCGGCGAAGGCGTGCACGGAGACCTCGGCATGTTCGCTCGCGGCGACGTCTGCATCGCGATCTCCAACAGCGGCACGACGCAGGAGGTGCTCGCACTGCTGCCGGCGATCAAGCGCCTTGCGCTGCCGCTGATCGCGATCACCGGCGGCACCAGGTCGCCGCTGGCGCAGGCGGCCGACGTCGTCCTCGACGTCAGCGTGCGCATCGAAGCCTGCCCGATGAATCTGGCGCCGACGGCGAGCACCACCGCCACGCTGGCGATGGGGGATGCGCTGGCGGTGGCGGTGCTGGAAGCCAAGGGCTTCACCGAAAGCGATTTCGCGATGCTCCATCCGGGCGGCGCGCTCGGCCGCAAGCTCCTGCGCGTCGAAGAGGTCATGCACGCCGCCGACGCGATCGCGCTGGTGTCCGAGAGCATGCCGCTCCTGGAGACGCTGCGGCTGATCACCGAAGGCAAGCTGGGAACGGCCGGCGTGGTCGACGGACACGGCGCGCTGCTCGGCGTGATCACCGACGGCGACGTCCGCCGCGCCTTGCTGCGCCACGGCAACCTCGCCGACAAGACCGCCTGCGACGTCATGACGCGCAATCCCAAGACGGTGAAGGCCGCCGCGCTGGCCGAGGAAGCGCTGGCGACGATGGAGCGGCACTCGATCACCTCGCTCTTCATCCTCGACGGCGCGCGGCGTCCGGTCGGGCTGGTGCACCTGCACGACCTGCTCAAGGCCGGCGTGGCCTGAGTGATCGCATGAACCGTCGACTGTGGCGCTTCGTCCTGGCGGGGCTGCTCGTGGCGGGGCTCGTCGCCGTCGGACTATCGATGGGACGGCCCGGGCGCCTGGAGTCCGTGCTCGATGCGAGCCGTTTCACCGCCGAGGCGCTGCCGCAGCTGCTGCAGCGCATCCGCAACTTCCATCGCGTCATCACGCGCGAGGGGCGCAAGGTCCTGGAGGTCTCGGCGAGCGAAGCCAGCTACTACAAGAACGACAAGGCCATCGAGATCATCGAGCCCAAGGTCGTCTTCTACGAAGGCGGCGAGCGCGCCGGCGAGGTGGCGGCCGACAAGGGCCGTCTGTACCTGGACGGCACCGACGTCCAGGCGGTCGAGGTCATGGGCAAGGTGCGCTTCGAGCTGGGACGGCTGCGGCTGGAGGCCGAGAACCTTTCCTACGAGCGCGCGACCAATCGCATCCTGGTGCGCGGGCGCGCCGATCTCGAAGCGGCGGAGATGAGCCTGTCGGGTACAGACCTCACGATAGACATGGTAGAACGCCACGTCGTCATGAACGGAGACGTCAGCATGACCCTGCGCCCCCGCGACGGAGGCCAGGGGTGAGAAGGGTGCGCGACTTCGGCGCGAGCGCCCGCCGCGGCTCGCGCTCGTTGCGCGGGCGGCGGCTGCGCGGTTTCATGGTGCTTCTATCCGCTGCCGCTCTCGCAACCGTCACGGCGGGCGCGCGCGCGGAGAACGCGGTCAAGAACACGGACGAGGCGCTGTCGTCGATGGCGGGCGTGGCGCGCAACCTCAAGCTCGCCGACGTGCCCTCGCCCATCGACGTGACCGCCGACCGGCTCGAGTTCGATTACAACAAGGGGCTGCTGCTCTACTCCGGCAACGTCGAGGTCAAGCATGCGGGCGTCGTCATCAAGGCGCGCGACATCAGCGTCGCCTTCGAGCCGGAGGGCGAGCGCAGCCTGAAGAAGATCACCGCGCGCGGCAACGTCGAGGTGCTGCGCGAGGACGAGACCGCGCGCGGCGAGCTGGCCGAGTACGATCCGGCTGCCGGCACCATCGTCCTGTCGCAGAACGCGCGGCTCGGCAGCGGCAACAACGTGCTGTCGGGCGAGCGCGTGGTCGTCTACCTGAAGGAAGGTCGCGCCACGGTGCAGGGCGGCCCCGCCACCACGCCGGCCGGCAAGACGGCCGAGGGCGCCGCGCCTCCCGGCCGCGTACGAGTCGTGATCATGCCCGACGGCGGCGGCAAGAAGGGCGGCAAGGGCGAGGATTCCGCGCCCGCCGGGAAGAACCCGTGACCACCGCCGAAGCCGTCCATCCCGAGCACGCCGGCCAGGGCCAGGTCCTGCGCGCCGACGGCCTGCTCAAGCGCTACGGCGGCCGGGTGGTGGTCGATCATCTCTCGCTGCAGGTACGCCAGGGCGAGGTCGTGGGGCTCCTGGGGCCCAATGGCGCGGGCAAGACGACGACGTTCCACATGATGGTCGGCTTCGAGCGGCCCGAGGGCGGCTCGATCGTGCTCGGCGACCACGAGCTCTCCAGCATGCCGATGTACGAGCGTGCGCGTGCCGGCATCGGCTACCTGCCGCAGGAGCCCTCGGTGTTCCGGCGCCTGAGCGTCGAGGACAATCTCCTGGCAATCCTGGAGACCCTGGATCTGGACGAAGCGCAGCGCCGCGAGCGCCTCGAGGCGCTACTGGAGGAGCTCGGCGTCACGCACGTCCGCAAGACGATGGGCGCCGCCCTGTCCGGGGGCGAGCGACGCCGCGTCGAGATCGCTCGCGCTCTGGTGATCTCGCCGAAGTTCATGCTTCTGGACGAGCCGTTCGCCGGCGTCGATCCAATCGCCGTCCTCGACATCCAGACGATCATTGCGCAGCTCAAGAAGCGCGGGATCGGTGTGCTGATCACCGACCACAACGTCAGCGAGACGCTGCGGATCTGCGATCGCGCCTATATTCTCAACGAGGGCAAGGTGTTGGAGGAAGGTACGCCCGAGTACATCGCGTCGAGCCGCCGCGCTCGCGAGATTTATCTCGGAGAACGGTTCCGCCTCTAGCAGGAACCGTGCTAGGAACCGCGTAGCGGGATGAAGCTCGACACGTACGGCCGTGGTGGCCGTCGCAATCCAAGGTCGGGCAATCCCGGGACAGGATCCCAGACGTAGACGACATGGCTCTCGAGCAGCGCTTACAGCTCAAGCAGACCCTGCAGCTCAGGATGACGCCCCAGCTTCGGCAGGCGATCAAGATCCTGCAGCTTTCCCGTCCCGAGCTCGAGATCATGATCGCCGACGAGCTGTGCCAGAACCCGGTTCTGGAGGAGGCCGCCGAGGGCGTGCGCGAGCTGGAGCTGCGAACCGGCGACCTGGAGACCACCGAGAGCGAGGCCGCCGAGCTCCCCACTGCCGACCATGAGCCCGAGGCCGCGGCCGAAGTAGGCCAGGTCGACATCGACGAGTACCTGGACCGCTACAGCGCCGGCGACATCCACGGCTCGGTCGGCGCCGGCTCCGACCGCGACGACAACCGCGACCGCCTCTTCGAGAACGCCACCGCCCCGCACGACTCCCTTACCGAAGCGCTCCTGGATCAGCTCGGCCTGATCATGATGAACGATGAGGAGCGCCGCATCGCCACCATCATCGTCGGCAACCTCGACGAGGACGGCTACCTGGCCTGCACGATCGAGGAGCTGGCCTTTCTGGCCGAGGCCACGGTCGAGCAGGTCGAGGAGGCGCGCGAGATCGTCCAGGAGCTGGAGCCGCCCGGCTGCGGCAGCCGCGACCTGCGCGAATGTCTCCTGGTCCAGCTCAAGCTGATCGGCTACGAGCCCGACGACTACTGCGTCCTGGTCGTGGACCGGTACATGAAGGAGCTGGAGGCGCAGAAGTACGACCGGATCGCGCGCGACCTGGGAACCACCCAGCACGAGATCGTCGAGGCCCATCGCATCATCCGGTCGCTCAACCCGCGGCCGGGCCGCAATTTCGGCGCCTCCGAGACGCGCTACATCACGCCCGACGCCTACATCGTCAAGATCGGCGACGACTTCCAGGTCGCGCTCAACGACGAGGGCGTGCCCGCGCTGCAGGTCAACTCGCACTACAAGGAGATGCTCACCGGCAAGTCCGAGACCGGCCTCGGCGAAGCCAAGGGCTACCTGCAGGACAAGGTCCGCTCGGCGATGTGGTTGATCAAGTCGATCGAGCAGC
This is a stretch of genomic DNA from Candidatus Limnocylindrales bacterium. It encodes these proteins:
- a CDS encoding tetratricopeptide repeat protein → MSVTTPAAGQWSLRSAVVLAAVLCMLYGSRGLTAAYLSARPGVERIEGMSRAAAIVPEHWWYRLKLADVASGLGRHAEAITEYRAAIARYPACSRCWIGLAEAQAALRQDPSEAIEQAIRFGRSETTIRMRAGTLYARLDRHADAGREFSAVQRGMSDDLHDFYAMLHRIYDVSFMLDHVVESSALSTYFAFVRMNRPVEEAKVVWERYRHHAPDQGADQRKAYAQRLLAEGFVADAWAVFFETAAVPSGTVIAGGFETDDDVRPFGWYLNSADGITATIEECDGCPEGKRALRLAFDGKSNPQFGGMWQDVPVTPGASYVLHAKVKAAHITSASGPRLAVRGIPQRNRDGACALWAATPDWKLSSPWTDVRIPFRVPDDCDGVRILVARQSTSAPNKFLGGELWVDDVRLEPARGNQDPNS
- a CDS encoding polysaccharide biosynthesis tyrosine autokinase — its product is MDRNDGRSLTPRNDPPVNPGADPPGPWRGYQAGPPDAFRYGESYMVVEEEVSYRHYLDFLLRRKWTIAAATTVCLVTALIYSLAATPTYRSRTVLQIQPNGPNIVDFASSIQQSINQVQAYKDFFQTQYSVLSSRALASRTVDALRLAEEPLFNPQLKEKGALGSFKEWLVALLPDDSADEQVDEKTAAEREHKMLVDLLLSNVIVSPKEESYLVEVAYIAEDPKLAQRIVSTMAKQYVELTMDQSIGSAATAKDFIEQQLTVTKSRLEESEVALQAFAKGKDIYAIEEEDKVLRDRLDDLSKRVTEAEAERIRLEAEHLQVQGPMRASMPGIIDNPLLKTLKDQLSEAEAELALLRQTFSNEFPDVRSMAAKVASLQKQLKETEQGLVNSVASAYQTAVQREKDLRKTLDEHQAAVADFEAKSVMFNIMKRDIDTNRQLYENLLSRYKEIEVAGAMRASNITVLDQAEVPLKHHRPLLALNLALALVVGLFGGVGVAVSQEYLDDTVKSPEDVERAARLATLAAVPVFAAPEDTAAMTTYSPDRQVAVLPTSAGAEAVRTLRASLMLAASGGLPTRLLVTSSAPGEGKTCLTTNLALAFAQMGKRVMLMDCDLRKPRVHNALGLDNAAGTSSYLTGNAQLADIIRESGHPGLHVITGGPPAPNPVDLLGSPLLAELLDELEARYDLILLDAPPTLGFADVPTLANRAGGACLLVAQAGSTPRHVLKHASEYLLRMQSKVLGVVLNKVSTRGSSYSYYGGYYGYGYGSHYGVPYSSADQAKVGRLGSGTSA
- a CDS encoding SLBB domain-containing protein, producing the protein MPRSTPRWPLASTLAIALLAAICGGCAPQNPRTALARSNEAVKQTEIDNFNDSLQLLAAQAAHVSGEYKIGPEDLIEVTFYDIEDTAGDPRVVTARVSNSGFITLPYIGKAQAAGYDPIELEEALRVQYKRFIHEPQITVHIQEYRSFRVSVVGNVKTPGVLELRGRKTLLEALAMAGGLDPDAGRSVRLTRVGNQDAQSVLIDLDQLAQTGDARLNPSLVPGDVINVPKAGIFYVEGMVNKPGAYPLLTETTVTQALVVAGGVDFDLSRASGTTVYRKRPDGEREAIAIDIAAIQAGRAPDMVVTADDVIVVPMSGAKLVVDKFMGLFRVGVSAATF
- the kdsB gene encoding 3-deoxy-manno-octulosonate cytidylyltransferase; translated protein: MLSSTNDVAVVVIPARYGSTRLPGKPLADLAGRPLIEHVWARARMAALPQRVLIATDDARIAQAMPEAAEVVMTAAHHRSGSDRVAEVAATLDCGIIVNVQGDLPMLDPALVDELIDCLRADPELGLATVAVPIESEEEFRNPSVVKVVCDARGRALYFSRAPIPHHRDDPGSFRGAYRHVGIYAYRRGTLLGFAELAPTPAEQAENLEQLRALENGIVIGVVRRAAGVPIEVDTPEDLATARRMLAATEPKGV
- a CDS encoding CTP synthase; the encoded protein is MSTTEGRPTKYIFVTGGVVSALGKGLASASMGALLESSGLKVSMLKMDPYINVDPGTMSPFQHGEVYVTDDGYEADLDLGHYERFITNGMGRRNNVTTGSVYYEVIKKERRGDYLGATVQVIPHITDEIKSRIRTAAEGCDILLGEVGGTVGDIESLPFLEAIRQMRAEAGHDNVLFVHLTLVPYIGAAGEIKTKPTQHSVKELTGLGIQPDILLLRCDRPLSDSVKEKVALFCNVDKKSVMEARDVDSIYKLPLALQEQGLHNRITEKLHIWTGAPKLVAWERVVHTLENPKDRVRIAMVGKYANLADSYKSLNESLTHGGLANDCAVDIIHIDSEEVETKGILAEVAMADAIMVPMGFGPRGTEGKIAAVRYARENGVPFLGICYGMQMAVIEFARHVCGLEGAHTTEADPKTPHPVIDLMVAQQALADKGGTMRLGAYPCAIKEGTLAHRTYGKRKISERHRHRYEFNNAYREVIEKKGMTLSGTSPDGNLVEMIEIPAHPWFLACQFHPEFKSKPLDPHPIFKGFIRAALHHKQHRRETPPLKGLRVVGSTDE